The nucleotide window AACCGATCCCCCCCACGCGAAAAGCAGAGCAGGCACGACGACGGCCAGCAGTGATACAACCAAGTTGCGTTTCATTTCCCGACCTCCCGTTGTTTGATTGGCGTTTGGCAAAACAACTTCTACCGATCGGCCTCACGAGTACTCTGCTATAAGATATCGCGTGTCCGCAAGCATGTCAAGTGTCCACCACAGGCGATGCCAAATCGTATCCAAAAAACAAAACATTGGCTTGCACGCAAAGCGACAGAAATGTCGCAGGTCAAGATGCCGCCGTGCCTCCATTACGTTGATGTAACAAGGCACTTCACGCATCCAGGTCCGAGGTACACCAAGGCAGTGTAGAGATCAACCAGACTCGCACCACTGCGCACGATACTGCGCACCTGCTGCGATGTGCCGATCCCACCCGCCGCGACAATGGTCTGCGACGCGCTCAACCCGGAGCGCAAGAGGCTCACCACTTCCAGCGTGCGCGGGTAGAGCGGCGCGCCGGAAAGTCCGCCGCGCTCGAGGGCCGCGGCACGCGGCACGAGTTGACGACGGACAGTCGTATTTCCGGCGACGATTCCGGCGAGTCCGAGTTCCCGCGTGAGCCGGGCGATGGCCGTGATATCCGCGTTGTTGAGGTCGGGCGCGATCTTAACCAACACCGGTTTCCCGCCGCGCCGTTGGTCGAGCTCCATGAGCGGGGCGAGGATCAATCGCAACGAGTCAACCGCTTGCAGATCGCGCAGGCCGCTCGTGTTGGGCGAAGAGACATTCACGACGAAGTAGTCGCCCAGCTCGTACAAGTGGTCCAGCACGGCGGAGAAATCGTGCACGGCCTGTTCCGGGTCCGTATCGGCGTTCTTCCCGATATTGATGCCGATCGGGATTCGCAGCAGACCCGTTTCGCGCACGCGCAGCAGATTCGCGGCGACCGCGTGCATGCCCTGGCCGGGAAAACCGAGCGCGTTGACGAGCGCTTGCGCCTCCGGAAACCGCCAGATGCGCGGCTTCGCGTTGCCGGGTTGCGGGCGCGGCGTGACCGTGCCGATTTCGACGTGGGAGAAGCCCAGCTCCTGCATCGCTAGCACGACTTCCGCATTTTTGTCGAAGCCCGCGGCCAATCCGACGGGATGATCGAAGGACAATCCCAGCACGCTGACCGGTGCCCGTCGCGGCATTCCCGCGAGCACGCGCAACAGGGCGCGGCCCGCCGCGGATCGCTGCAACATCGACAAGCGCCGCAACATGTGCTCGTGGACAAGCTCGGGGTCGAGCCGGAAGAGCAGCGGTTTTACCAGACGGTAGAGTGCCATAACTTAGAACCGGATCCCGGCTTCGAGACTGAGGGAGGTCTCGCCGTCGCGATTGATCTCCCAGCTTGCTTCGACCACGTGCACGTACGGCGCCCGGACCAGCAGGCCGACGGCAGCGGCGAAGCCGTCAACGCGCGTGCCGTCCAGTTGTAACTCGAATCCCTCCGCGGCAATCAACCCGCTGACGCCCCACGGCAATCGCTTTCCGTAGCTGCCGAACGCGGGGAGGGAATAGGTGGATTCGCGGAGTAGCGGAAAGCGGAATTCGGCCTCACCGGAGAGGTAGTTGGCGGCCTCAGCTTTGCTCGTTCGATAGCCGCGAAAACCGCGATTGAATCCGGAGTAGTAGTGCGACCACGCGGGCGTGGAGTTCGTGGCCGTGCCACCGGTGGCGCGTAACGCGATGACCGGCGGCCGATGTTCATCGCGAAGGGGCCACATTCCGGGGGCTGCCCAATAGCCGCGCAGCTCGGCACTGGTGCGCACGAAGTCGGCGGTTCCGACGACGAGATTGGTCAACGCGCGCGCGTAGGCTCCGCGCGCCGGATACCATTCGAGATCGCGTCGATCCAGCACCGCGAACGGCGAGCACCAGACGGTGTAATCGGTTTTGCCCTCCGCCGGGAGGTCAGTGTCCTGGATCACGTGTTGGTAGCGGAGCTCGCTGCCGACGCGGGAGCGCGCGCCCTGGCGCGTCGCGACGGACACGCCGATTCGATTATCCCGCAGGGAGCGACTCGAATCGAGCACGGCGCTATGCCGATCCGAGATCTTGAGGCTTTGGAAGAAGAGTTCCGTAGCGATCGGCAGCCGCGGCGAGAGCCAGCGGGTAGCATAGCCGCCGGTGACACCGGTGTTGGTTCCGAACTCGGTCATTAACCAGATGCGGCTGGCCGCTCCGCGGAAGTTGAGATCGAGACCGCCGAGCATCACGGCGGCACGCTCGAAGAAGTCCTGGACTCCGCGTACGTCGGCGGGCCGGCCCTCGGTAAACGCCACGGAAACAATCGGGATGTAAGGCCAGGACTCGGTGACCGAAACGCGCACGCGGCCCGCGGAGTCCGCGGCGATCGAGACATCGTTGAAGATGACCAGATTGTTCAGGCGATTGCGCGCCTGCACCAGTTGCGCTTCCGCGACGGTATCGCCGACTGCGAACTCCAGTTCGCGGAGCACGACCCATTCCCGGGTTCGGTGCAGGCCGTCGATCTTCAGCTCGCGCACCGTTATCGCGCCGTGAGCGACCCCTGCAACCAAGAGGCTCAGTAGGACCAGCAGTCCAACGCGCCGCGGAGATTTCATCGCCATTCCACCTGAAACACGGCTTTGATTTCGGAGGCATCCTTGCCGTACTGCAACGCGCTGAGTTTCAGCCAATCGAGCAGCCTGTACTCGACGGTGACCTCCTGCCCGCTCTGAATGCTCTCCACCGGTTGCAGGACGCGGACGAACAGGCGGTCCGTCACGTAGGAACCCACTTCGAGCGATCCCTGCGTGAGATTCCCTTGGTCCGAAGCGCGGTATTGCAGCAAGTCCAATCCGGCCATTTTGCCGACCACGGACGAGAGCTGACTGAGTCCCGCCGCGGCGATCTGCTCCTGGAGTCCGCCGCCATCTCCGTCGGTTGAGGGTACGAAAGCCTGAATCAGGGCATAGATCACTTCGGCCGCGGTCATGCTGTCGCCGTCCGCGGTGGTCCCGGACAGCTCCGATCTCGTCTCCAGGAGCGTGCCGGAGAGACTGACCGAAAGCTGCTCGTCGTGGATGGACGTGTAGAAGGCGCGGATCGCCAGCTCGGGATTCGTGATGTCGCCTTTGAAACTGACGCGCCCGGAGTCCTCGGGGACGCGGAACTCCTTGCCCAGGACTTCCACGGTTCCCTTGCGAACGAGAATGTCGCCGTTGATGTAAGGCTCCTCCCAGGCGTTCTTGTAAAGCCACAATTCGCCCGCCAACTCGACGTTGACGCCGCCGCCGCGCAGCCACATGTTGCCGGGGATATCGATGTGAATGGCATGGGACATTGGTCGATAGATCCGATCCGCCAGGGAATTGGCTTGCGCGGTGGTATCGCCGCGCAGCCGCGCGACCTCGCTTGCGACGTCAATGGCCTCAATCTGCTTGGTGGTCGCTTGTGTGATGCGATAGAGCGCTTCGCGGAAGCGCAGATCTCCGGTCGCGGTCAGCGAATCCAACGGTCCATGGAGTATTACATTGCCGTCAAGCCGGGCCTGGATCTGCCGGGAATTCACGGCCTGAAAGTTGTCGAAGTTCAGATTCAAGGCGAGGCTTTCCGGGGCGGGAAACGCCATCACGGCGGAACCGTCGCCGCGGACATGGCCGTCCGCTTCCACGTCCAAGCGACTGACGCGCAGCGTATCGCGGTCAACGTCGAGGGTGACGTTTGCGTTTTCATAATTCAGGCCATATCGCTGGTCACGATAGCCGCCATTCTGCAACCGCAACTGACCGGACCAACTCGGGATGGCCGGGGAACCGAGAATGAGGAAGTCACCACTGAGCTCGCCGGTCACCGTGGTTCCATAGGGCAGGATCGGATCCAACGCAGCCAGCGTCTGTCGCGTGAGTGTGACGGTGCCGAACATCGGCAGGCTGTCCAACAGTTGGAATCCGCCGTCGAAGGTCAGGAACGCCGGCAGCGTGGCATGGCCGAATGCCAACGAGTCCGCCTCGCGGATCATGAGCAATTCCAGGTCGGTCGCCGTGGACGACGTCGAAGCGTTGACTATCACGCGATCGAGCACGGGCGTGCCGCGAACCACCACGGTGTCGAGCGTCAGGGAGAAGTCGCCGGCGAGATTAGAATCGGGTCCCGAGAACTGAGCGCGAATATTCAGGACCGCGTCCGGCAGTTTGCGCTTCGTGATTTCCGCAATTCGTGAGAGGCGGATGGCCGACAGCTCGACGGCGAAATCCTGCTCACCGGGCCGCGCCAGCGTGCCCGCGGCCAGGAGCGATCCGAAGGGCGACTGCACACGCAGGGCATCCAGCTCCACAGTGGCACCCCGGAACGTGACGATGGTGGTTCCTTCCGTTTTCCAGATGGCGCCGAACGCGAGCGCAGCAGCGTGCGTAAGGATCAGCCGGAATTCCCCGGGTTCGGTTTGCACGCGCAGGTCGCTGGTGAGCTCGATCGAGTCGGCCCTCGCCCAGACGCGCAGGGTCACCCCAAGATCCTCGAGCGTACCATCCGCGAGCACCGACAGTGAGTCGATCCGCTGTCCCCTTGCCTCGATTCGGCGCGCGCGCGCCACGGCGCGGAGCGAGCGTTCGCTCAAATTGAAATCCTGAAGGCGAATTGCAATTTCGCGAACGGAATCCGCGCCGAGCGAAAGCTCCGATGCGCGCAGGTCTCCGGCCAGCCAGACAGCCGACGAATCTTGCGGCCGAAGTGAAACTACTCCGTGCAGATGAGCCTCAAGCGTTCCGGTCAGCGAGTCCAGAATGGGGAAGGCCGTTGCGAGCGGCCGAAGTCCCGAAATCCGCGCTCCGGGAATGTCGAGCTTCCAGGTTGCGGAATCCGATAGCGCTCCGTAAGCCGACATCACGACCGGGAATCCATAGGCCCAGACCCGCGCGGTGTCGAGCGAGAAGCTGACGGCATCGGACATGTGCGCGACCGCACTCAAGGAGTCAATCCGATAGGTGCCGAACTGCAAAACGCCGAGTTGAGCGGATACGGCCAGCGTGCGCCGGTCGGAGCCGAAGTTCTGCATCGTGCACATCAATTTACCGGACATCGGTGAGAGCGAGTCGGGAATGTCCGGCAACAGATGGTGAAGCAGCAATTGCTCGACCGTTGCGCGGAATTCGAGATCACTTGTGCGCGGATCGAATCCGAATACGGTAATCTCAGCCGCGAACGTTCCGCGAGCGGCGCCGCCGTGAATTTCGGCGCGAAGCATCGAGTCGGCGGTGGTTGCCCGGAGCTTCAGCGCGGTCAGGTCATAGCGTCCGTACGTGATGGAATCGAGATTCGCTGACACCGTCCAACCGTTGAGCGCATCAGCGGTTCCGGCGTTGTGAAGGGCAACGGTTCCGCGCACGGCAAGTTCGGTGGTGTCGGACCAGAGGCTCGAAGGCAATAACGGGTCAAAACTAATTTCGCCGGCCAGCGCGACACCGCGCGGGGGGAAGGGCAGCTCGACCGCCCCGTGCAATCGCCCGACGTGCGGACTCGCGATTTCAAATCGGGTCCGGAGCGAATCGTCAGCCGTTGCGTATTGCAGGTGTCCATTCAACAGACCGACCGGAATCAGCGGTGTCGCGAGCGACGCCGCAAATGCGGAATCGAGCAGGAACCCGACGGTGCCGGAGCATGACGGCAGGGAGTCCAGCAAGCCGATCTTGCCGCCGGCGTCGATGCTGAGCTGGGCCGGATCGTCGAATGTAATACTATAGTCCAACGCGGCAGTCTCATAACGGAGACTGCCCGACAGCAACCAGCGCTCGCTGCGATAGCTGAAGAGGGTGTCAAATGCGATCGCCGTGCAATCGGCGCGCACCGCAAATTCGTCGATCACCACCTTCCAGTCCGACGTGGCGGCAGCCGGGACCGTTTGGGGCACACGCGGCGCGAGCGCGGCGGCAATATTCGCCGCGCGGCTGCTATCGAAAGCAATGTCGGCGCGAAACCCGGAGACGGTGAGCAATCGAATGTGCGCAACGTGGTCGGGCAGTTCCGCCAGTGCGACTTGCGCACGCAACGTATCGAACCCGGCGATGAACCCGCCCCGTTCATCCAGCAGGCGCACGCCGGCAAGCTCCAGCTCGCCGTTCCAGCGCGCGTGTACCGATGTGAACAGCAGCTGACCGTGAATTCGCCGGTTGACGATGTCCAGCGCACGGTGAGCCGCATAGGTCTGGACGGCACGAGTCAACGCAGCCGCGGCCAAGCCAACGACCACGGTCAGGAGTGTCAGGGGGAGCCAGAGCAGGCCGATGCGCAGCGCGCGCTTCATTAGAACGGCGCTCCGAACGAGAAATGAATTGCGTAGGGACGGTCGCCGAAGGGATTCGGGCGAAGTTGGTAGCCGTAATCGACGCGCAGCGGTCCGACGAGGGTGACAAAGAGCAGGCCGATACCCGCCGACGGATACAGATTGCTCGGTTGCACGCCATCCGGCTCACTCCAGACGTTTCCGGCATCGACGAAGCCCGCGAGACTGACGGGTCCCCAGACGTTACGGCGCAGCTCGGCGGTCAGGCTCAGCATCAGATTTCCGCCCAGGATGGTTTTCACGTTTCCTGCGGCTCGTGGCGATAGTCCATCCATCCTCCAGCCGCGGACGGTGGAGGGACCGCCCAAGGTGAAGCGTTCAAACGACGGTGTTTCCGCGGAGTCATGCAGCGGCCCCATCACCCCGGCGTCGGCCTTTCCGGCGAGGACCGTAAATCGACCCTGGGGTATCAGCACCTTCGTTTGTATAACGGATTTCCAGTAGCGGTAGAACACGCGATAGGCGGCGCCGGATTCACTCAGGGTGATCCCGACGAAGTGGCCTTTGCGGGGAACGAGCGGATGATCACGGGTGTCCCAGCCGAGCGAAACGGTCTCGATGGATTTGGTGAAGTGGATGGTCCCGAGGTCCGTCCCAGATTCATCTTTCTGATCGGTCAGCGTACGACCGGCTTCGTTGGAAACGGAGACGCGGGCCTTCTCGGAGAGATTCATCGAGAAGATCGTCGTGGCGGTGCGGTCTTCGACGATCGCGAGCGGGCTGCTTTCGCGTGTCCAGGCCGGCACGATCGTGAGGTCGGTGCGATTCCACGGGACGTGCGGATAGAACAACTTGAGTTTTGCCTCGCGCTGGAACTCCGCATAGACGCCGGATAACGTCATGCGGCGTCCATGTCCGAAGAAGTTCAGATCGGTAAATTCGACGTCGCCGCGCGCCCGTTGCACGGAGTGATAGCCGGCTCCGTAGCGCAGCCGGTAGCGATTGCCCTCTTCGGTGGCGACGATGACGGGGAGTGTATCTCCGGGAGCGGAGAGATCGGGGCGAACGGTCACGTAGCGAAACGTTTCGAGGCGCACGAGGTTTCGTCGCGTGAGTTCGAGCTTTGCCGGCGAGTAGGGTGAGTACGGGGCGTAGGCGAGTTCGCGGCGGGCCGTGGCCTCGCGCACTTGCCGAAGACCGGTGACCGTAGTCCTGCCGAGGTAGCAGAAGTGTCCGGGGAAGAGGGTGAACGTGACGTGCCCGGTATTGGCCACGCTATCGACGGCGGTTCGCGTTTCCACACGCGCGCGGGCGTGTCCGATCGTGCGCAATTTGTACGCGAGTGTGTCGGCCGAGGTTTTGATGGCGGAGGTTGAAAACCGCTTGCCGATACCGATCGGCATGAGGGCGGACCAGCGCGCGGAATCCACACCCGCTCCGGAATCGCTGCCCATCACGATGTTCCAGTTGCTGACGATCGTCGGCTCGCCTTCGCGAATCTCCACTTGCAGGCGGAGTTCCTCGCGCTCGGGGTCGGGAAACACGCGTCCGGCAACTTCAATGTGGAGGAAGCCTTCGCGGGCATAGA belongs to candidate division KSB1 bacterium and includes:
- a CDS encoding BamA/TamA family outer membrane protein, whose product is MKSPRRVGLLVLLSLLVAGVAHGAITVRELKIDGLHRTREWVVLRELEFAVGDTVAEAQLVQARNRLNNLVIFNDVSIAADSAGRVRVSVTESWPYIPIVSVAFTEGRPADVRGVQDFFERAAVMLGGLDLNFRGAASRIWLMTEFGTNTGVTGGYATRWLSPRLPIATELFFQSLKISDRHSAVLDSSRSLRDNRIGVSVATRQGARSRVGSELRYQHVIQDTDLPAEGKTDYTVWCSPFAVLDRRDLEWYPARGAYARALTNLVVGTADFVRTSAELRGYWAAPGMWPLRDEHRPPVIALRATGGTATNSTPAWSHYYSGFNRGFRGYRTSKAEAANYLSGEAEFRFPLLRESTYSLPAFGSYGKRLPWGVSGLIAAEGFELQLDGTRVDGFAAAVGLLVRAPYVHVVEASWEINRDGETSLSLEAGIRF
- a CDS encoding quinone-dependent dihydroorotate dehydrogenase; its protein translation is MALYRLVKPLLFRLDPELVHEHMLRRLSMLQRSAAGRALLRVLAGMPRRAPVSVLGLSFDHPVGLAAGFDKNAEVVLAMQELGFSHVEIGTVTPRPQPGNAKPRIWRFPEAQALVNALGFPGQGMHAVAANLLRVRETGLLRIPIGINIGKNADTDPEQAVHDFSAVLDHLYELGDYFVVNVSSPNTSGLRDLQAVDSLRLILAPLMELDQRRGGKPVLVKIAPDLNNADITAIARLTRELGLAGIVAGNTTVRRQLVPRAAALERGGLSGAPLYPRTLEVVSLLRSGLSASQTIVAAGGIGTSQQVRSIVRSGASLVDLYTALVYLGPGCVKCLVTST
- a CDS encoding BamA/TamA family outer membrane protein; its protein translation is MLSPPRLFPCVLLALLGAVSLVFAGLNPDDYDRWQAFNGWRIRVIEFPGIHSFSRAELLDVMATEKPTWLRRYVRLGGRTIFFADDFAADVVRVERFYAREGFLHIEVAGRVFPDPEREELRLQVEIREGEPTIVSNWNIVMGSDSGAGVDSARWSALMPIGIGKRFSTSAIKTSADTLAYKLRTIGHARARVETRTAVDSVANTGHVTFTLFPGHFCYLGRTTVTGLRQVREATARRELAYAPYSPYSPAKLELTRRNLVRLETFRYVTVRPDLSAPGDTLPVIVATEEGNRYRLRYGAGYHSVQRARGDVEFTDLNFFGHGRRMTLSGVYAEFQREAKLKLFYPHVPWNRTDLTIVPAWTRESSPLAIVEDRTATTIFSMNLSEKARVSVSNEAGRTLTDQKDESGTDLGTIHFTKSIETVSLGWDTRDHPLVPRKGHFVGITLSESGAAYRVFYRYWKSVIQTKVLIPQGRFTVLAGKADAGVMGPLHDSAETPSFERFTLGGPSTVRGWRMDGLSPRAAGNVKTILGGNLMLSLTAELRRNVWGPVSLAGFVDAGNVWSEPDGVQPSNLYPSAGIGLLFVTLVGPLRVDYGYQLRPNPFGDRPYAIHFSFGAPF
- a CDS encoding translocation/assembly module TamB domain-containing protein, with the translated sequence MKRALRIGLLWLPLTLLTVVVGLAAAALTRAVQTYAAHRALDIVNRRIHGQLLFTSVHARWNGELELAGVRLLDERGGFIAGFDTLRAQVALAELPDHVAHIRLLTVSGFRADIAFDSSRAANIAAALAPRVPQTVPAAATSDWKVVIDEFAVRADCTAIAFDTLFSYRSERWLLSGSLRYETAALDYSITFDDPAQLSIDAGGKIGLLDSLPSCSGTVGFLLDSAFAASLATPLIPVGLLNGHLQYATADDSLRTRFEIASPHVGRLHGAVELPFPPRGVALAGEISFDPLLPSSLWSDTTELAVRGTVALHNAGTADALNGWTVSANLDSITYGRYDLTALKLRATTADSMLRAEIHGGAARGTFAAEITVFGFDPRTSDLEFRATVEQLLLHHLLPDIPDSLSPMSGKLMCTMQNFGSDRRTLAVSAQLGVLQFGTYRIDSLSAVAHMSDAVSFSLDTARVWAYGFPVVMSAYGALSDSATWKLDIPGARISGLRPLATAFPILDSLTGTLEAHLHGVVSLRPQDSSAVWLAGDLRASELSLGADSVREIAIRLQDFNLSERSLRAVARARRIEARGQRIDSLSVLADGTLEDLGVTLRVWARADSIELTSDLRVQTEPGEFRLILTHAAALAFGAIWKTEGTTIVTFRGATVELDALRVQSPFGSLLAAGTLARPGEQDFAVELSAIRLSRIAEITKRKLPDAVLNIRAQFSGPDSNLAGDFSLTLDTVVVRGTPVLDRVIVNASTSSTATDLELLMIREADSLAFGHATLPAFLTFDGGFQLLDSLPMFGTVTLTRQTLAALDPILPYGTTVTGELSGDFLILGSPAIPSWSGQLRLQNGGYRDQRYGLNYENANVTLDVDRDTLRVSRLDVEADGHVRGDGSAVMAFPAPESLALNLNFDNFQAVNSRQIQARLDGNVILHGPLDSLTATGDLRFREALYRITQATTKQIEAIDVASEVARLRGDTTAQANSLADRIYRPMSHAIHIDIPGNMWLRGGGVNVELAGELWLYKNAWEEPYINGDILVRKGTVEVLGKEFRVPEDSGRVSFKGDITNPELAIRAFYTSIHDEQLSVSLSGTLLETRSELSGTTADGDSMTAAEVIYALIQAFVPSTDGDGGGLQEQIAAAGLSQLSSVVGKMAGLDLLQYRASDQGNLTQGSLEVGSYVTDRLFVRVLQPVESIQSGQEVTVEYRLLDWLKLSALQYGKDASEIKAVFQVEWR